In Hermetia illucens chromosome 1, iHerIll2.2.curated.20191125, whole genome shotgun sequence, one genomic interval encodes:
- the LOC119646934 gene encoding activating signal cointegrator 1 complex subunit 1 isoform X1 encodes MAYAAMHFYFFMVTELRRFQQEIHVNFIQYLAMDVLSPQLVWVGPRCYRVNGSQTLENFATPAETGYVEEDLYSDDEEAEDFKIELTDNQRYKTSYHIPSFFFSQIIGSKGMTKKRIEAETKTQIRIPKPGVEGDVVIIGPTAKSVVSARRKVNLIVLAARNKQQFTHFLCVPFNNQGIIDSYSKFKGQLLAENRTFDESLFQNPKKLHLTLVTLSLMDNEDRAYAAQLLHECHETIIKPTLEDCGPIRVHLRGLEYMNDDPSAVDVLYGKIESEPLQMIADNMADYFTAKRLTQKKTESVKMHVTLINSLFRDDLNQQNEYGQQQRRTTFDARWIMERFGKFEFGSFILTDIHLSQRYSTACDGFYEATAIVKL; translated from the exons GAAATTCATGTCAATTTCATCCAATATCTCGCAAtggatgtcctttctccccaacTAGTATGGGTCGGTCCTCGATGCTATCGTGTAAATGGAAGCCAAACTCTCGAAAACTTTGCTACTCCTGCGGAGACTGGCTACGTAGAAGAAG ATTTATATTCTGACGATGAAGAGGCAGAGGATTTCAAAATCGAGCTTACTGATAATCAACGCTATAAGACTTCATACCATATACCATC ttttttcttctcacaaaTAATCGGGTCAAAAGGTATGACCAAGAAGCGCATAGAAGCAGAAACTAAGACTCAAATTCGAATTCCCAAACCTGGTGTTGAAGGAGACGTGGTGATAATTGGCCCAACTGCAAAATCAGTTGTTTCAGCGCGGCGAAAAGTTAATTTGATTGTTTTGGCAGCGAGGAATAAGCAGCAGTTCACCCATTTCTTGTGTGTGCCTTTCAATAATCAGGGGATAATCGACTCATATTCTAAGTTTAAA GGTCAATTGCTGGCTGAAAATAGAACATTCGACGAATCACTATTCCAAAATCCTAAAAAGTTGCATCTAACACTTGTGACTCTATCTTTGATGGACAATGAGGATCGAGCATATGCGGCACAGTTACTGCATGAATGCCACGAAACCATTATCAA ACCAACTTTAGAGGATTGCGGACCAATACGTGTTCATCTCCGCGGACTTGAATACATGAACGACGATCCCAGTGCAGTTGATGTCCTCTATGGAAAAATCGAATCAGAACCGTTACAAATGATCGCCGATAATATGGCTGATTATTTCACGGCAAAGCGATTGACTCAGAAGAAAACAGAAAGTGTTAAAATGCATGTTACTTTGATAAACTCATTATTTCGCGATGATTTAAATCAGCAGAATGAATATGGGCAACAACAACGTCGTACTACATTCGACGCGCGTTGGATTATGGAacgttttggaaagtttgagttTGGCTCGTTTATTCTTACAGATATTCACCTATCACAACGTTATTCTACCGCCTGTGATGGATTCTATGAGGCCACTGCTATTGTGAAATTATGA
- the LOC119646934 gene encoding activating signal cointegrator 1 complex subunit 1 isoform X2 codes for MDVLSPQLVWVGPRCYRVNGSQTLENFATPAETGYVEEDLYSDDEEAEDFKIELTDNQRYKTSYHIPSFFFSQIIGSKGMTKKRIEAETKTQIRIPKPGVEGDVVIIGPTAKSVVSARRKVNLIVLAARNKQQFTHFLCVPFNNQGIIDSYSKFKGQLLAENRTFDESLFQNPKKLHLTLVTLSLMDNEDRAYAAQLLHECHETIIKPTLEDCGPIRVHLRGLEYMNDDPSAVDVLYGKIESEPLQMIADNMADYFTAKRLTQKKTESVKMHVTLINSLFRDDLNQQNEYGQQQRRTTFDARWIMERFGKFEFGSFILTDIHLSQRYSTACDGFYEATAIVKL; via the exons AtggatgtcctttctccccaacTAGTATGGGTCGGTCCTCGATGCTATCGTGTAAATGGAAGCCAAACTCTCGAAAACTTTGCTACTCCTGCGGAGACTGGCTACGTAGAAGAAG ATTTATATTCTGACGATGAAGAGGCAGAGGATTTCAAAATCGAGCTTACTGATAATCAACGCTATAAGACTTCATACCATATACCATC ttttttcttctcacaaaTAATCGGGTCAAAAGGTATGACCAAGAAGCGCATAGAAGCAGAAACTAAGACTCAAATTCGAATTCCCAAACCTGGTGTTGAAGGAGACGTGGTGATAATTGGCCCAACTGCAAAATCAGTTGTTTCAGCGCGGCGAAAAGTTAATTTGATTGTTTTGGCAGCGAGGAATAAGCAGCAGTTCACCCATTTCTTGTGTGTGCCTTTCAATAATCAGGGGATAATCGACTCATATTCTAAGTTTAAA GGTCAATTGCTGGCTGAAAATAGAACATTCGACGAATCACTATTCCAAAATCCTAAAAAGTTGCATCTAACACTTGTGACTCTATCTTTGATGGACAATGAGGATCGAGCATATGCGGCACAGTTACTGCATGAATGCCACGAAACCATTATCAA ACCAACTTTAGAGGATTGCGGACCAATACGTGTTCATCTCCGCGGACTTGAATACATGAACGACGATCCCAGTGCAGTTGATGTCCTCTATGGAAAAATCGAATCAGAACCGTTACAAATGATCGCCGATAATATGGCTGATTATTTCACGGCAAAGCGATTGACTCAGAAGAAAACAGAAAGTGTTAAAATGCATGTTACTTTGATAAACTCATTATTTCGCGATGATTTAAATCAGCAGAATGAATATGGGCAACAACAACGTCGTACTACATTCGACGCGCGTTGGATTATGGAacgttttggaaagtttgagttTGGCTCGTTTATTCTTACAGATATTCACCTATCACAACGTTATTCTACCGCCTGTGATGGATTCTATGAGGCCACTGCTATTGTGAAATTATGA